DNA sequence from the Halorussus limi genome:
GGCAATCGCGGTCGAGGAGTTGGCCCGCGTCGGCGTCGACACGTTCATTCGGGTCGGCTCCTGCGGCGCCATCCAACCGGAGATGGAGGTCGGCGACCTCGTCATCTCGACCGGTGGGGTCCGTCAGGAGGGCACCAGCGACGCCTACGTCCGGGAGGACTACCCCGCGGTCGCCGACTACGAGGTCGTCTCCGCGCTCGTCGCCGCCGCCGAGCGCCTCGACTACGACTACCATACCGGCGTCACGATGAGCGCCGACAGCTTCTACGCCGGGCAGGGCCGTCCCGGCTTCGAGGGCTTCGAGGCGGCCGGGAGCGACGAACTCGTCGAGAACCTCAAGGACGCGAACGTCAAGAACATCGAGATGGAGGCCAGCGCCATCATGACCCTCGCCAACATCTACGGGCTTCGGGCGGGCGCGGTCTGTTCGGTGTTCGCCAACCGCGAGACCGGCGAGTTCCTGACCGAGGGCGAGAACCGCGCGGCAGAGACCGCGAGCCTGGCGGTGAAGCTTCTGGCGCAGATGGACCGAGAGAAGGCGGAGGCTGACGTCGACCGGTGGCACCCCGGTCTCAGCCTCGACTGAAACCGGCTCTCGATTCTCGGCGCTCAGTCGTCCGCGGCGTCGGGCGACTCGCCGCGGGTACCCTCCGCGGCGGTGCCGACGTTCTCCCGGAGGTCGGACTCGATTTCCTCGAGCGAACGGCCCTTCGTCTCCGGCACCACGGCGTAGGTGAACACCAGCGCGACCGCACTGAGACCGCCGAACAGCCAGAACGTCGCGGCGGTGCCGACGTTCGCGGTCAGTATCGGGAACGTCAGCGAGACCACCAGATTCGCGCCCCAGTTGGCGACTGTCACGGCCCCCATCGCGGTTCCGCGGGCCGACAGCGGGTAGATTTCCGAGATGAGGAGCCAGAACACCGGCCCGAGACCGATGGCGA
Encoded proteins:
- a CDS encoding nucleoside phosphorylase, yielding MTGDSEDPNDDVQYHIEVGEGDVADAVLLPGNPERIEKITRFWDSADEVAKHREYRTVTGDYEGTPISVTSTGIGSPSAAIAVEELARVGVDTFIRVGSCGAIQPEMEVGDLVISTGGVRQEGTSDAYVREDYPAVADYEVVSALVAAAERLDYDYHTGVTMSADSFYAGQGRPGFEGFEAAGSDELVENLKDANVKNIEMEASAIMTLANIYGLRAGAVCSVFANRETGEFLTEGENRAAETASLAVKLLAQMDREKAEADVDRWHPGLSLD